The window GGGATATGGGGGACTCGACATTGGGCATTGGGTACGGGTTCATGGTCATGGCTACTGGATATAAGTCTTCTCCTTACGCCTACTCCCTACTGCTTACTGCTTAGTCCCTACTGCCTTCCCCCCGCCCCCTGCTCCCTGCTCCTTACTCCCCCTTCTTTTTCGTGCTCCGGGTCCCTTTCTTTTTCCCATCGTCCTCTTTATCGTTGCCGAAGTCCTTAAGCCCCTCGGCCAGTTTACTTAACTTTTGGTCCACCAGGTAATTGATGCTCCCCCTCGGATAGGCCCCCTTTTCATTTTTTTCTCCTGCCTTCTTTCCGGTAAGGATCTCAATCCCCTGGTCAATGGTTTTTACCGGATAGATGTGAAAACGGCCCTTTTCCACCGCCTCCACCACATCTTTGCGGAGCATCAGGTCCTTGACATTACTCTCCGGGATCATGACCCCCTGCTTGTTGGCGGCCCCCATTTTGCGGCAGCAGTCAAAGAATCCTTCGATTTTTTCGTTAACCCCGCCGATGGCCTGGACCTCGCCCTTCTGGTTGACCGACCCGGTGACCGCGATATACTGCCGGATGGGGACTTCAGACAGGCTCGACAGGAGGGCGTAGATCTCAGTGGATGAGGCGCTGTCGCCGTCCACACCCCCGTAAGACTGCTCAAAGGCGATGCTGGCGCTCATGGTCAACGGCTTGTTCTGTGCGAATTTTTTCCGGAGATAGCCGCCCAGGATCAGGACCCCCTTGTTGTGGGTATTGCCGGACATGTCCGCTTCCCGTTCGATATTGATGATGCCGGCCTTTCCCATGGAGGTGGAGGCTGTAATTCGGGAGGGCTTTCCGAACATGTAATCCCCTAAGGAATACACCGCGAGCCCGTTCACCTGACCCACGACCTCCTTGTCGATATCGATCATCAGGGTCCCCCGGTCGATCATCTCCTGGATATGCTCCTCCACCATATTGGACCGGTATCTCCTGGCTGAAATCGCCGCTTCCACGTGCTCCTGCGCCACCGTCTTCAGATCCTTCTGACCGGCGAAAAAATCGGCTTCCCGGATAAAGTCGGTGATCTCGGGAAAACTGGTGGAAACCTTTTCCTGTCTTCCCGTCATCCGGACGGCATGTTCCACCAGGGCCGCCACTGCGCCCCGGTCAAACGGCCTGAGATGCTCTTCCTCTGTCTTCATCTTTACGAAACCTGCGATATGCTGGATGGATGTCTCGTTTTTTTCCATGGACGTATCGAAATCCGCCCGGACCTTAAACACCTTATTGACGTCCTGATCGTACATGAGAAGGAGATGATAAAGATAGGCGTCGGCAATGACCACTACCTTGACATTCAGATCGATAGGCTCCGGTTTGAGCCCGGTCGTAGTGAAGAGATAGAAGGGATCATAGGTCTGGATCTCGAGCTGCTCGCTCTTAAGCGCCCTTTTAAGGGCCTGCCATACACCGGGTTCCACAATGGCGTCCAAGAGATTGATGACCAGGTACCCCCCCATGGCCTTGACCAGCGACCCGGGTTTGATCTTGCTGAAATCGGTGCGCCATATGCCGGCCCTGTCCACGATCCGCTCAATACTTCCGAAGATGTTTCGATAGGTGGGGTAGCTTTCCACAATAATGGGCGGGGACTTTTGATCGCTGTTGTCCACCAGCAGGTTGACCTGATAGGGCTGGAACCGCTCTCCTTCCGGCACCATCATCATAGGAAGGCCAGGGATCTGGGCCTGCTGCTGCGGATTAAAGATCTGGAGGTTGTCGGCCAGATCTTCCAGCATCGCTTTCAGGTATTCCTGGATGGACTCGGATTGAAATTTTTCAAAGATCGGGGCCGCCAAATCCGACGCGGTTTTTATGAAGGTTACCCGGTCCATCTCTTCCACCTTTTCCTGGACCTCTTTCTGGAGGTCCCGGAGCATGAGAAAGATCTGGTCGATCTCTTCCCGGAGCTGGCTGTGTTT of the Deltaproteobacteria bacterium genome contains:
- a CDS encoding AAA family ATPase, encoding MAKKSTYPEVPVEHLRWRLDPATLPFETTDDLEPLKEIVGQKRAVEAFKFGMGIDRQGYNVFVTGMPGSGRMTTVKKLLEEISKKDKVPDDLCYVNNFKNPEAPILIRLEGGVGIQFKKEISNFIEALKKQIPQLFESQEYINMKKEIMEAYEAKGKAFFKNLDERVKGEGFALVDIQIGQIKRPEVMPLVDDKPIHIDQVEAMVEKGRFPKDEFETMKEKHSQLREEIDQIFLMLRDLQKEVQEKVEEMDRVTFIKTASDLAAPIFEKFQSESIQEYLKAMLEDLADNLQIFNPQQQAQIPGLPMMMVPEGERFQPYQVNLLVDNSDQKSPPIIVESYPTYRNIFGSIERIVDRAGIWRTDFSKIKPGSLVKAMGGYLVINLLDAIVEPGVWQALKRALKSEQLEIQTYDPFYLFTTTGLKPEPIDLNVKVVVIADAYLYHLLLMYDQDVNKVFKVRADFDTSMEKNETSIQHIAGFVKMKTEEEHLRPFDRGAVAALVEHAVRMTGRQEKVSTSFPEITDFIREADFFAGQKDLKTVAQEHVEAAISARRYRSNMVEEHIQEMIDRGTLMIDIDKEVVGQVNGLAVYSLGDYMFGKPSRITASTSMGKAGIINIEREADMSGNTHNKGVLILGGYLRKKFAQNKPLTMSASIAFEQSYGGVDGDSASSTEIYALLSSLSEVPIRQYIAVTGSVNQKGEVQAIGGVNEKIEGFFDCCRKMGAANKQGVMIPESNVKDLMLRKDVVEAVEKGRFHIYPVKTIDQGIEILTGKKAGEKNEKGAYPRGSINYLVDQKLSKLAEGLKDFGNDKEDDGKKKGTRSTKKKGE